CCCAGAACATGGGCACCTCGGGGTGGGCGGCGGCGAGCGCCAGGAAGCGGGCGCAGTGGTCGGGGGCGAGCGTGTCGTCCTGCATCAGGACCACGGTGAAGGGCGTGTCGATGGTGGCGATATGGTGCCGCAGCGAGGCGTAGAGGCCCATGTTGGCGGGGTTGGTGCGGACGGTGACGCGGCGGTCGCGGGCGGCGGCGGCGTGGGCGATGGCCGGTGAGGCGTCGCGGCTGGCGTCGTCGACGAGGAGGAGGCGCAGGTTGCCCGCGCTCTGGCGCAGGACGCTGCCGATGGCCGCCTCCAGGTAGGGCGCGCCGTCGTAGACGGGGATGACGACGCTGACCGGGGGTGTGGACCGGGCCGGTGGGGTGGGTTGTTGGTCTGGGGGCATGGTCTCGTCTGGGTCTGGGTCTGGGTCTGGGTCTGGGTCTGGGTTTGGGGTCGGATCCGGGGCCGGGGATCTGGCCGGGGTCATGGGCTGGAGCGTGGTAGGGCGCGGGTTTGCGGCACGGGTCGCGCGAGCGGCCGGTGGAGGCTCGAACGGCATCACTCGCGAGGAGGAGCGCGGCGATGGAAGGCGGATTGTCCGCAGGGCACCGGGTCGGCCTCGCGCGGGGTGGCGCGCCGGGCGCCGGGCGTCTCGTCGGCCGCCATGCGCCGCGTGATCCGCCGTGCGCCCGCCTCGTCGACGGCCCCCGGCGTCCCCCCGCCCCGCCCCGGCTCGACGACCCTGCCCCGAGCCGTCTCCACCTCCCGCCCCACGCCGCCCACTCGCGCCGCCGCCGCTGCCGCCGCCGCTGCCCGCGTCGAGACGCCCACCGCTGCCGCGCCCACGTCCCTCTGCGGGGCACCCGCCCGACCCGAGGCCGCCTCCCGCAGCGGGACGCTCGCCCGTGCCGAGACCACCTCCCGCTGCGGGGCGCTCGCCCGTGCCGAGGCCACCTCCCGCGGCGGGACGCTCGCCCGTGCCGAGGCCCTCTCTCGCGGCGGGACGCTCGCCCGTGCCGAGGCCCCCTCTCGCGGCGGGACGCTCGCCCGTGCCGAGGCCACCTCTCGCGGCGGGACGCTCGCCCGCGCCGAGGCCACCTCCCGCAGCGGGGCGCTCGCCCGTGCCGAGGCCACCTCCCGCAGCGGGACGCTCGCCCGATCCGAGGCCACCTCTCGCGGCGGGGCGCTCGCCCGTGCCGAGGCCACCTCTCGCGGCGGGACGCTCGCCCGTGCCGAGGCCACCTCCCGCTGCGGGGCGCTCGCCCGTGCCGAGGCCCCCTCTCGCGGCGGGGCGCTCGCCTGTGCCGAGGCCGCCTCCCGCGGCGGGACGCTCGCCCGACCCGAGGTCACCTCCCGCGGCGAGATGCTCGCCCGATCCAAGGCCGCCTCCCGCGGCGGGGCACCCGCCTGATCCGAGACTGCCCCCCGAGGCGAGACTGCCCCCCGCGGCAGGGCGCTCGCCCGTGCCGAGGCCACCTCTCGCGGCGAGGCACTCGCATGGGCCGTGGCCATTTTCCGCGACGGGGAGCTCCGGGGCGGGACGGCACCCTCTGGTGCCGAGGCCGCGTCCGGCGGGGCCAGAGCCTTCCGGACCTCGGTCGCCCTTCGCGTCGCGGGCCCGGGCTCCGCGCTTTCCCTGTGTTCGGGAGAAGCAGCCGGCCGGGGATCCCCCGACCCAACTCGCGACGAGGCGCTGGAGCGGCTGGCGGCTGCGTTCGGCCTCCCGCCCGTCCCACCGATGGCGGCGGGTCCGGGGCCGCGCGGCTCGGCCCCGGACCCGCCGAGCGCCGCCGCGGACGGCATCGCCCGTGCCTCCCGGCCCCCACTCGGACGATCCCGCCGCGACGAAGCGGCGCCCGCCGTGGCATCGTGCGGCTCGGCCTCCCGCCCGCGCCGTCCGGTCCCCCGCACCCGAGTGCCCGACGGTTCGAACAGAGCACCGCGTTCCTCCGCCGCGTGTGTCGCAAGGGGCGCCCGCTCGCGCTGCGGCTCCGCCCGTCGCGCGCCGCTGGCGTCCTCCGCCGCGGCCGGCCGGCGCCGCGGGGCCGCAGCGACCGCGCGCGTGGCGGGCGTGTCCGGCGCTCCGGTGGATCCTCGGCCCGCGTCGCCCCGCTGCCGAGCCCGGCCGCCGGATGCATCGCGGTTGCCCCCCTTCTCCGCCCCCGGCGCTTCGGCGCCTCTCCCGTGCGCCGCGGCCTGCGTCCGGTGCCACAGGGGCGAAGCGTCTCGCCGCATGGGTGACGGGCCCGGCGATCCGGCGACCCCGGCGTGTCCCTCGGCATCGCGCGATCGCCGGTCCGAATGTTCGGCGCGCCCCTCGGCATCGCCCGGCCTCCGGTCCGAGGGTCCGGCGGGCGCCGCGCCGCGCCTCGGCGAACCGGATACCGCCAGGCCCTCGGCCCCGCCTCCTTGGAGCGCGGCCGGCGGACTATCCCGTGAGGGCGAGGCGGAGCGCGGCTCGGCGGCGGGGCCCGGCGATCCGGCGGTCCCGGCGTGTCCCTCGGCATCGCGCGATCGCCGGTCCGAATGCTCGGCGCGCCCCTCGGCATCGCCCGGCCTCCGGTCCGAGGGTCCGGCGGGCGCCGCGCCGTGCCTCGGCGAACCGGATACCGCCAGGGCCTCGGCCCCGCCTCCTTGGAGCGCGGCCGGCGGGCTATCCCGCGAGGGCGAGGCGGAGCGCCGCTCGGCGGCCGGGCCCGGCGATCCGGCGGTCCCGGCGTGTCCCTCGGCATCGCGCGATCGCCGGTTCGAATGCTCGGCGCGCCTCTCGGCATTGCCCGGCCTCCGGTCCGAGGGGCCGGCGGGCGCCGCGCCGCGCCTCGGCGAACCGGATACCGCCAGGGCCTCGGCCCCGCCTCCTTGGAGCGCGGCCGGCGGACTATCCCGCGAGGGCGAGGCGGAGCGGGGCTCGGCGGCGGGGCCCGGCGGCCTGGACGTTCCGGCTTGCGCCCCGGCACCGCATGGCCGCCGGGCAGGGCGTTCGATGGGGGCCCCGTGGCCCGGTCGGTCGGCCGCCATCTGGATCCGCGCGGCTCTTGCCTGCCTGGCGGGCGGCGTCGAGAGGCGTGGGGCCGAGGCGGCAGGATGCTCGGCAGACGGGGGCGGTGACCCGGTCTGGGCATCTCGTGACCGATCGTCCGGGTATTCGGCGGTGGCTTCCTTGCGGGGCGCGCCGGAGACCGCGGGGGATCCTGCGCAACGTTCCGGCTTCCCGGCCGGCCTCGAACGCTGCGGCGGCGGAGCGGCACGTCGCGCGAAGGACGGGCCGGGGGGATCGGCGGGTTCCCCGCGCTCGGCGCTTGGCGGATGGAGGGGGGGAGGCGCGGTGGCGGGGGCACCGTGGTCCGGAGAGGCCGTCGCCGGCCGGGACCGGGGGTGTTCGTCCTGCGCCGCCGTCGCAGACTGGCGGGGCCGGGGGGATGGGGCGGGCGGTATGCGGCGCGCGGTCGTCGGCTCGGAGCATCCGTCGTCTCCTTCGCCGTCTCGGGCTCGAGCCTCGCCCCGATCGCCCTGCGGTGCGGGGGAAGGGGGGGCGGCTCTTTCGGGCGCCGCTGGCCTTGCCGCCACCCGGACGTCGCCGCTTCGGGGCTGCGATGCGGGGGCGGGGCTGGCGGCTTCTTCGGGCGCCGTCATTCCGGCCTTCACTGGGGCGTCGCCGTGCTGGGGCTGGGGCGCGGGGGTGTGGAGGGCGGTTCCTTCGGGCGTCGCCGGCTCCGTCTCGGCTCGGACGTCGCCGCGGCCGGGCCGGACTGCGGGCGAGACGGTTCGCGGCGGCCGGGTGGGGCTGCTGCGTTGCGCGGTGCCTTGGAACCGAGTGGCGGGGACGGCGGGAGGGGGCGTGCCGGGCTGCATCTCCGTCTGAGGCGGGGCGGCCTGCAAGAGGACGCGTGGCCGGCTTCGCGGCGAAACGGCGGGCCCGACCCGTTCCCCTCCGACCCGGCCTCCTCCGACCCGTGCCCCTCCTCCCCGTGCCCCTCCTCCCCAGACCCCGCTCCCTCGTGCCCCCTCTTCCCGTGCTCCCTTTCCTCGTGCCCGCCCTCCCGGTCCCGGTCCCGGTCCTTGCCCTGGTCCTTGCCCTGATCCTTGCCGGGCGGGTGTCTCCCGCACCGCCTCCCCTTGCGCCTCGGGTCGTGCCGGGGCGGGGCGCGGGGGCGGCGTCCGGCGCACGTCGGCCGCCTCCGCGGGACGCGAGACCGGCGGCACCGTGCGCAACGCCGCCAGCACCAGCGCCGTCCGCCGCAGCCGCCGCGCCGACAGCCGCCGCGCCCCCCGCTCGACCGCGATCCGCCGCACCGAGGGGAGCGCCAGGCGCATCGCCGCGAACACCCCCACGGTCGCGAGCGCCGTGTTCACCAGGAAGAACACCGAGGACAGCGGCCGCACCAATCCCAGCCCCACCGTGAACCACAGCGCCGCCGTCATCAGCCGTCCGTGCCGCAGCGCCCGCCCCGCCCGCCGGTCGATCGCGCTCACCGCCAGCCCCAGCACGAAGAGCCCGCCCGCCACCCCGGCCGCGCCGAAATTGGCATAGAACTCCACCACCTGCCCGGCGCCGAACGTCGCCCCGCTGGAGAAGCTCTGCCCGGTGTGCGCGGCGAGGAAGTCGCTGCCGCCCAGCCCCGGCTTGCCCGGCCACACCACGCGCGGGATCCACGCCACCAGCGCCAGCACCAGCGACTGGCCGTAGAGCCACAGCCCCTCCACCGCGTCGTGATACTCGGCCACCTTGCCGACGAAGACGCCCTGGTTCAGCCGCACCACGAGGTGGTCGAGGCTGGCCGCGTCGAACGGGTCGAGCAGCCTGACGTGGCCGAGGGCGTGGGCGACGGCGCCGATCCGCTCGCCGATCCCGGCCCCGCCCCAGATCGCCGCCCGCAGCTCGGTGCGGAACGACATGTAGACCACGAAGACCGACAGGAGCGCGTAGAGGACGCCGAGGAAGAGGCCGGCGAAGAGGGGGGTGGAGAGCCGCCCCCGCCGCAGCGCCACCAGCGCGAACGCCGAGACGATGACGAAGGCGGCGAAGCCGAAGGAGAGGAAGCCGGCGAACAGCAGGTAGAAGGCCGGAATCGCCGCCGCCAGCGCCATCCACGGCAGCAGCGTGCCCTCCCGCACCCCCACCCGCACCATGTAGGCGCCGAGGCAGACGTAGACGACGGCCGCGTTCTGGCCGACCTGCTGCAGTGCGTCGATCATCGGCAGCGGCAGGCGCACCCGCGACAGGACGAGCCCGGTGAGGGCCAGCAGCCCGACGAGCTGCATCGCCATCGGGTCGAACGCCCGCCCGGCCGGCCTCGGTCCGGCAGCGAAGGCGGAAGGGGGAGAGAAGACGGAAGCACCGTTCGCCTCGGCCCGAACCACGGCGGGGGCGAAGGCCGGCCCGCCGGCGCGAGGGCGGGCGCGGTGCGGCGGAGCGCCCGGCGCCCCGGCCGCCTGCCGTGACGCCGGGCGCCCCCGCATGGAAGATCCCTCCGCGGGTCGTCGCGCCCCGCTCGTCCCCACCCCGCTCGTCCCCACCCCGCTCGTCCCCACCTGGCTCGTCCTCGCCCCGCCTGTCCTCGCCCGGCCTGTCCTGGTCTCGCCGGCGGTCTCTCCGCCGGGCCCCGTGCCGCCCGGTCGCCGGTCGCCTCGCCCCTCTCCGCTTCGTCTCGGCGCGCCGGGTCCATTCGTGCGGGGTCCAAGCGCGCCGGGTTCATTTGCGTCGGGTCCATGCGCGTGGGGTCCATGCGCGCCGGGTTCTTGGGCGCCGGGCTCCCGTGCGGCGCGTTGGTGCGCGTCGGGATCGGGTCCGTGCGGCGCCTGCCCTCGTGGCCGCTCGCCTCTCGCCCCCCGGGAGGCGTGCGTCCGCACGAGGCGCAAGGGGGCGAAGCGCAGCCGTTCGGGGCGGCGAGCCGGGCCAGGGCGGATCCTGTCGGAAGGGGATGGGCCGGAAGGGGATGGAGCAGCACGGAACGGGCCGAGACGCGCTCGGGCCAGGCGGCTGCCGGCGCTGCGCCGGAATGCGCCGGGCGGGGCGGTGGAGGCTCGGCAGAGAGGGCGCGGCCGGGGCCGCCCGCCGGCGTGCACCAGGACTGCCCCCACCGTGAAGGCGACGATGCCGAGCACCGTCAGCGCGATCCCGCGCACCACGGTGGCGGGCGTGAAACCGTAGCCCAGGAGATAGAGGTAGAGGTCGCTCTGCGGCCGCAGGTGGGTGTAGCCGGGCACCATATAGGCCAGCGCGCCGACATATTCGAACGTCATCGCGAAGAGGAAGGCGAGGGTGAGGCCGACGCCCCCGCGCCGCCTTTGCGCGCTCGCCCGGAAGACGACGAGGATCGCCGCGAGCCACACCAGCGCCAGCGCGCCCATCGCGACGCTCGGGCTCATGGGCGGCGGCCCTCGGCGGCCGGGCGAGCGGACAAGGCGGGCGCACCGCCCCCGAACCGACCGCTGCAAGACTTGTCGCCGCAAGGCCGCCCGTTTCGGAGCCGCCCGCCGCTGGGCCGATGATCCCCGGCGGCTCTCCGGGCGGTGGCCGTTCTGGTGGCGGTTCTACGGATCGGCCGGGCGTTCGCCGGCCGTGCGGCGGCCTGCTGCGGGGGCGTGGGCGCAGGGGCCGGCCGGGCGGCACCTCGCAAGGGCATCCCAACGTCGCTCAAGCCAGACCCCCAAAGCTCTGCTCGCGTGGGTTCGTGTCGATCACCACCCTAGACGAGTAACGAGCCTCATACTATACCCTTAGTTGTATAGGCGGCGACCATGTTCCACGACCCCGCGCGAAACCCGGCCGGGCGACGGCCAACGACCTCCCTCGCAAAGCATGCGCGCTCGGCGCAGCCTCGCCTCGCGGCGCGTCCCGGCCCCGCCGTGAGCGCGGCGTCAGAAGCTCCAGGCGGCGGGGTCGGCGATGTAGGCGCGCTGGTCGGCCAGCAGTGCCGGCACCGCCGGCCAGGCCTGCGGCGCGCCGGCGGCGACGGCCCGCGCATTCCAGTCCCAGTGCTCCTGCGGGCCGGCACCGTTGAGCGGCGCGCCGTCGCCGAAGGTGCCCAGCCCCGAGAGGTCCTTCAGGCGGAAGTCGCCGCTCGCCGGGTCGCCGGCGAAGATCTCCGCCGCGGCGCCGGCATAGTCGTCACGGTCGAGGAAGACGCTGTTGGCGTCCGTCCCCGTCGCGGCGATGAAGGCGGCGAAGTCGTCGTAGGTCGTCGACCCCAGCCGCCAGGAGGCGTTCGGGTTGCCGACATAGAGGTTGTTGTCGGCCGTGATCGAGTAGGCCGCATTGGTCGCGTTCACCGCGCTGTAGCGGATGAAGCCGTTGACGTTCTCCGGATAGTCGCCGCACTCGGGGAAGAAGAAGACGTTGTTCTCGATCGTCGCCGACACGGTGCCGGGCGAGCCGTAGCGGCTGATCTGCAAGGCGGCGGTGACCGCCGGGCCGGCGTTGAACACGAACGCGCAGTTGCGGATCACGATCGACCCGTTGCGCCCCCAGCGCAGCACGAAGTCGGCGATCGAGGCGTCCTCGACATAGAACACGCAGTGCTCGACGATGGTGTCGATGTCGCGCGTCTCGGTGCCGCCGGTGCCCATCATCATGTAGTCGCCCGAGGCGCTCCAGACCGGGTCCTCGATCATCACGTGGCTGACCCGCGTCGTCGGCGCCACGATCGACACGCCGCGCTGCGGCCGCTTCACGTAGCAGCCCTTGACGGTCAGCGCCTCGGTCGAGGCGTCGATGCCGGTGGCGCAGTCGAGCGTGGCGCATTGCTCGAAGGTGACCGCGCCCCATTCGTTGGGCGAGCCGTGGGCGTAGAAGGCCTGCACCCCCTGCGCGGGCCGGTCGTTCACCACCATCACCCGGCGCGCGGTGCGCGTCAGGCCCGAGGGGTCGTCGCGGTAGATGGTGAACGGGTAGGCGCGCGAGGCGCTCTCGCCGCTGATGGCGAAGTCGCGGCGGATGCCGGCGCAGATGACGTCGGTCGCGTCGCCGTCGACCACGGCGTGGTGGAGGCCGCCGTCGCGCACCAGGAGGCGGCTGTAGCTCGCCGGCCCGGCCGACAGGTTGCCGTAGTGGCCGAGCGCGCGATGCAGCTCCAGCGGGCCGGCGAGGGCGACGCCCGTCACCCCCGAGCCGCCGTCGCCGGCGTGCCAGGCGATGTTGTGGTCCCGCGCGCCCGCCTCGTAGAGGACGCCGCCGATGGCCGGGTCGACGGCCGACTGGACGGAGATCGTGGTGGTGCCGGCGAAGCGGTCGGCGGCGTACCAGCCGCCGTTCGCCGAAAGGTCGGCGAGGTCGGCGGCGCGGCGCGGCTGGGCGCCGTCGGCGTAGACCTGCAGCGGCTCGGTGCCGCTGGGCGAGGGGGTGGCGCGCGTCCAGGACGCGGACCAGACGTTGGCGTAGGTGCCGTGCTGCGTCCACGGCCCGGCGACGACGCCCGCCCCGTCGAGGACCGGCGCGGCGCCCGAGCCGTAGGGCGTGACGGTGACGTCGGCGAGGGCGAGGTCGAGCTGCTCGCGCCAGGCGGAGCCCCTGGCGAGGCCGAGCGTCTCGCCGGCGGAGAGGCGCGAGAGGCCCTCGGCGAGGGTCTCGGCCGGGGTGCCGGTGGCGCCGGCGTCGTCGCCGGAGACGGCATCGACCTTCACATCAACGCTCGGCCCGCTGGGCGCGGGACGGGCACCGAGCGCCGACCAGAGGGAAACGTTGAGCATCAGCATCGGGGGCGTCCTGCGTTCGACCAAAGTCCGGCCAGTCTCGATCAGGCGGGCCCGCCGGGGATAAGTTTTCCCGCCTCGCGAGGGGCCGCCGCCGCGCGGACCGCCGCCCTCCACGGCGCCCCTTCGCGGAGGACCGCGAGGGCGAGCGGCCCACTCCTGCGGGCCGGCCCGCTGCGGGGCGGGCCGTCGCCGGACCGCGCGCTGCGAGACCGGCCTTTGCGAGATCGACCTTTGCGAGATCGACCTTTGCGAGATCGACCTTTGCGAGACCGGGCGCTGCGAGACCGGGCGCTGCGAGACCGGGCGCTGCGAGACCGGGCGCTGCGAGCGACGGGGGCGACCGGGGCTGACCCGGTGTGCCCGCAGCCGCAGCCGCCGTCGGCGTCGTCCGCGCCGGCATGCGGGGCGGTGATGTCCGGTCGCAGCCGGCCTGTCCCGTCGCCTCTTTCCCTGTCCCTGCGCCGCCTCCCCCTCCTCCCGTCCCCGTCCCTGCTCTTCTCTCGTCGACGGGCGATCGGCCCTCATCCCGCCGGTTCGGCTTCATGGGGGGCGCGGCGATGAGGACTCCCCCCGCCACCGATGGCGGCGGCGTCGACGTGCTCGCCGTCATCCGGGCCCCGCTGGAGGCCTACCCGCCGTCGCTCAACCAGGTGCGCCTGCTCGCCCGGCACGGCCTTCGCGTCACCGTCGCCGACCTCGCCCCGACCCTGCCCGCCGAGGACGCCCTCGCCGCCGAGCCCGGCACCGCGCGCGTCAGCCTCGGCGTGCAGCGCGCGCTGGAGGGGCAGGACGTCGCCCTGGCCCGCCGGCTCTGCGACCATGTCCGCTTCGGCCACGGGGTACGCCGGCTGGCCGCGCGGCTGCGGCCGGCCGTCGTCCTCGCCTACGACCCGGCCGCGATCGCCGCCGTCCGGCGTCCGCCGGGAGCCGCCCTCGTCGCCCACTTCCACGAGCTGCCGCTCCCCGCCACCGCCGGCGGCGGCCCGCTGATGCGCCGCGCCGCCCGCCTCGCCGCGCGCCGCGCCGCGGACGCCGACCTCGTCCTCTTCCCCGACCCCGCCCGCGCCCGGATCTACGCCGAGGCGACCGGCCTGCCGCGCCCGCCGGCGGTCGCCTTCAACTGCCCCCTCGCCGTCCCCGACGCGGCACTGCCGGCCGACGCGCTGCGCCCCCGCCTCGCCGCCCTCGGCGTCCCGGCCGAGGCGCCCGTCGTCCTCTTCCAGGGCTGGATCGGGCCGAGCCGGGCGATCGCCGAGACGATCCGCTCGATGCCGCTGTGGCCGGCGGCCGCCCGCTTCGTCCTCATCGGCCCGGTGCGCGGGGCCCAGCGGGAGGCCCTGACGGCGCTCGCGGCCGCGACCGGCGTCGCCCGGCGCGTGCTCTTCCTGGGACCGCTCCCCTATCCGGCGCTGCTGGCCCACACCGTCGGCGCCGACGTCGGCCTCGCCCTGGTCTCGCCGCGCCACGAGGCCGAGCCGGCCTGGCGCTACACCGCCGGCGCCGTCAACAAGCGCTTCGAGTACATGGCCGCCGGCATCGCCCAGGTCGCCTCGACCGGTCCCGGCATGGCCGAGATCGTCGCGGCGCCCGGCGCCGGCCTGCTGGTGGACCCGGACGATCCGGCCGCCATCGGCGCGGCCGTCGCCCGCCTGCTGACCCGCCCCGAGGAGCGCCGCGCGATGGCCGCCCGCGCCCGCCGCGCCCACCTGGAGCGCTTCTCCTACGAGGCCCAGTTCGCCCCGGTGCTGACCCGCATCGAGGCGCTCGCCGCCGCGCGCTGCCCGGCCCGGCACCCCCTCCCTCCCGTCATCCCGAGGCCGGCATGAAGATCCTGATCCTCTCGCACGGCGACGCCGCCGCGCTGGAAGCCTCCTACGGCCGCGCCTTCGCGGCGCTCGGCCACGAAGTCACCGTGCTGAACCCGATGCCGCGGCTGGAGGCCGACCCGATGTGGCGGCACCGCGCCGCGCGCCGCCTCTTCGAGCGCGCCATCCTCGCCCGCCACAACGCCGCCTGGTTCGACGAGGTCGCCGCCGTCCCCGCCGACCTGACCTTCGTCGCCAAGGGGACATGGGCGCTGCCGGGCTTCTGGCGGCGCTACAAGGCGGCGCGGCCGGGGACGGTGCTCGTCTGCATCAACGCCGACGACCCGCTGACGACCTACAGCCGGGGCGCCAACCGTCGCTGGATCACCGAGTCGATCGGCACCTTCGACCTCTACTCGACCTACAAGAGCGCCCTCGTCGCGCCGCTCCTGCGGGCCGGCGCGCGGCGGGTCGTGCGCATCCCCTTCGCCTGGGATCCCGACCTGCACCCGCCGTCCCCGGCCGGAGGCGGGCCGGACCTCGTCTTCGTCGGCAACGCCGACGCCCACCGCGAAGCCTTCCTCACCGCGATCGTCGACCATCCGGCCGCCGCCGCCTGGCGCATCGAGGTGCACGGCCTGTGGCCCCGCGTCGCCAGCCCGGCGCTGCGGGCGGCGATCCGGCCCGGCCAGCTCACCGGCGCGGCGATGGCGCGGTGCGTCGCCTCCGCGCGGCTCGCCCTCAACATCATGCGCCGGCAGAACGAGGGCGCCCACAACATGCGCACCTTCGAGACCGCCGGCTGCGGCGGGCTGATGGCGAGCCAGTATTCGGCCGAGCAGCACGCGGTCTTTCCCGCCGGCGAGGCGGCGGTCTACTTCGCGGACGCCGGCGAGGCCGTCGCCGTCCTCGCCGCCGCGCTCGCCGAGCCGGAGCGTCTCGCCGTCATGCGCGTCCGGGCCGGTGCCATCGTCGCCCAGCACACCTATGTCGCGCGGGCCCGCCAGCTCCTCGCCGCCGCCGAGGGCGTCACGTTGAAGGCCGCGGCATGAGCGCGGCGCTCCACGTCAGCCTGCTGCAGCGCCGCTCCTTCGCGGGGCAGTTCTCCATCGAGGGGATCGCCGCGCACCTTGCCCGCGATCTCCG
This genomic window from Acuticoccus sp. I52.16.1 contains:
- a CDS encoding DUF5123 domain-containing protein translates to MLMLNVSLWSALGARPAPSGPSVDVKVDAVSGDDAGATGTPAETLAEGLSRLSAGETLGLARGSAWREQLDLALADVTVTPYGSGAAPVLDGAGVVAGPWTQHGTYANVWSASWTRATPSPSGTEPLQVYADGAQPRRAADLADLSANGGWYAADRFAGTTTISVQSAVDPAIGGVLYEAGARDHNIAWHAGDGGSGVTGVALAGPLELHRALGHYGNLSAGPASYSRLLVRDGGLHHAVVDGDATDVICAGIRRDFAISGESASRAYPFTIYRDDPSGLTRTARRVMVVNDRPAQGVQAFYAHGSPNEWGAVTFEQCATLDCATGIDASTEALTVKGCYVKRPQRGVSIVAPTTRVSHVMIEDPVWSASGDYMMMGTGGTETRDIDTIVEHCVFYVEDASIADFVLRWGRNGSIVIRNCAFVFNAGPAVTAALQISRYGSPGTVSATIENNVFFFPECGDYPENVNGFIRYSAVNATNAAYSITADNNLYVGNPNASWRLGSTTYDDFAAFIAATGTDANSVFLDRDDYAGAAAEIFAGDPASGDFRLKDLSGLGTFGDGAPLNGAGPQEHWDWNARAVAAGAPQAWPAVPALLADQRAYIADPAAWSF
- a CDS encoding glycosyltransferase family 4 protein, whose protein sequence is MRTPPATDGGGVDVLAVIRAPLEAYPPSLNQVRLLARHGLRVTVADLAPTLPAEDALAAEPGTARVSLGVQRALEGQDVALARRLCDHVRFGHGVRRLAARLRPAVVLAYDPAAIAAVRRPPGAALVAHFHELPLPATAGGGPLMRRAARLAARRAADADLVLFPDPARARIYAEATGLPRPPAVAFNCPLAVPDAALPADALRPRLAALGVPAEAPVVLFQGWIGPSRAIAETIRSMPLWPAAARFVLIGPVRGAQREALTALAAATGVARRVLFLGPLPYPALLAHTVGADVGLALVSPRHEAEPAWRYTAGAVNKRFEYMAAGIAQVASTGPGMAEIVAAPGAGLLVDPDDPAAIGAAVARLLTRPEERRAMAARARRAHLERFSYEAQFAPVLTRIEALAAARCPARHPLPPVIPRPA
- a CDS encoding glycosyltransferase, whose amino-acid sequence is MKILILSHGDAAALEASYGRAFAALGHEVTVLNPMPRLEADPMWRHRAARRLFERAILARHNAAWFDEVAAVPADLTFVAKGTWALPGFWRRYKAARPGTVLVCINADDPLTTYSRGANRRWITESIGTFDLYSTYKSALVAPLLRAGARRVVRIPFAWDPDLHPPSPAGGGPDLVFVGNADAHREAFLTAIVDHPAAAAWRIEVHGLWPRVASPALRAAIRPGQLTGAAMARCVASARLALNIMRRQNEGAHNMRTFETAGCGGLMASQYSAEQHAVFPAGEAAVYFADAGEAVAVLAAALAEPERLAVMRVRAGAIVAQHTYVARARQLLAAAEGVTLKAAA